The Claveliimonas bilis genome window below encodes:
- a CDS encoding DUF368 domain-containing protein, which produces MLKAVLQGIVVGIANIIPGVSGGTMMVAMGLYDKLIHAITHLKSEFRQSMKLLLPIFIGAGLAIVILSRVFEFLLENYPIPTNFAFCGLIAGSLPFIFQKVKGHSVTVGKIIPMVIFFAVVILMAVMGETGGKEADVSFTLINVIKLLLVGIIAAATMVIPGVSGSMMLMLLGYYDTILRTINKFIDAVLSFDINSILVQCGILIPFGIGVILGIFLIAKLIEFIFMKAEIHAYYAIIGLIVASPIAILLKIDWSGFSVMTLGAGIISFIAGWFVASKLGGE; this is translated from the coding sequence ATGTTAAAAGCAGTGTTACAGGGAATAGTAGTGGGAATTGCCAATATTATTCCGGGAGTCAGCGGCGGGACTATGATGGTTGCCATGGGGTTATACGATAAGCTGATCCACGCGATTACACATTTAAAAAGTGAGTTCCGGCAGAGTATGAAACTGTTGCTGCCAATTTTTATCGGTGCAGGGCTTGCTATCGTGATTTTGTCCAGGGTATTTGAGTTCCTTTTGGAGAACTACCCGATTCCAACAAACTTTGCATTCTGCGGACTGATTGCCGGCAGCCTGCCTTTTATTTTTCAGAAAGTAAAAGGTCATTCCGTCACAGTAGGAAAAATAATTCCTATGGTGATATTTTTTGCTGTTGTTATTTTGATGGCTGTTATGGGAGAAACCGGAGGAAAGGAAGCAGATGTAAGTTTTACCCTTATTAATGTAATTAAGCTTCTTCTGGTTGGGATCATTGCAGCGGCGACGATGGTAATTCCGGGAGTCAGCGGCTCTATGATGCTTATGCTTTTAGGGTATTATGATACTATTTTAAGAACTATTAACAAATTTATCGACGCGGTTTTATCCTTTGACATTAACAGTATTCTGGTACAGTGCGGTATCCTGATTCCATTTGGTATCGGTGTAATTCTCGGAATTTTCCTGATTGCCAAGTTGATTGAATTTATTTTCATGAAAGCGGAGATCCACGCATATTATGCGATCATTGGCCTCATTGTGGCTTCGCCTATTGCAATTCTTTTAAAGATAGACTGGAGCGGTTTTTCAGTTATGACTTTGGGGGCAGGAATCATCTCCTTTATTGCCGGATGGTTTGTGGCAAGTAAGCTTGGCGGTGAATAG
- a CDS encoding double-cubane-cluster-containing anaerobic reductase codes for MADYRKMWEDLGMDVDTHDQLCEVLPQAFGDVYLSQENRPEAMDYFNFVVAEIHGVRPAELIEHQKKGGKVFGTFCVYVPDEIVFAADAIATGLCGGSQFWVPGGEKVLPTNTCPLIKASVGARLDRTCPFFRIADMYVGETTCDGKKKAWEILAEDVPVHVMDLPQMKREKDVCSWADEIREFKKVVEDFTGNKITAEKLADSIHMINQKRKALERLYAFRRNDRLPISGKDVLLISQIAFYDDPTRFTEMTNKLCDELENRVAEGVSVFPEGTKRIMLTGTPLAIPNWKIHNLVETSGGAVVCEEMCTGTRYFERLVDETKTTVDEQIDAIAERYMGINCACFTPNSARIDDIVRLAKEYKVDGVIDVNLKFCSLYDVEGYTVEKALKEAGIPVLGIETDYVDSDAQQLRTRISAFIEMLGA; via the coding sequence ATGGCAGATTACAGAAAGATGTGGGAAGATTTGGGAATGGATGTGGACACACACGACCAGTTGTGCGAAGTTTTGCCACAGGCATTTGGCGATGTTTATCTTTCCCAGGAAAACAGGCCGGAGGCAATGGATTATTTTAACTTTGTCGTTGCAGAAATACACGGGGTCCGTCCGGCAGAGCTGATCGAACATCAGAAAAAAGGCGGGAAAGTATTCGGGACATTCTGTGTCTATGTGCCGGATGAAATTGTATTTGCAGCAGATGCGATCGCTACAGGACTGTGCGGCGGATCACAGTTCTGGGTTCCGGGAGGAGAGAAGGTTCTTCCTACCAATACCTGTCCTTTGATCAAGGCATCAGTAGGTGCCAGACTGGACCGTACCTGTCCGTTTTTCCGTATTGCTGACATGTATGTGGGAGAAACTACATGCGACGGAAAGAAAAAAGCATGGGAAATTCTGGCAGAGGATGTTCCGGTACATGTAATGGATCTGCCCCAGATGAAGAGAGAGAAGGATGTCTGTTCCTGGGCGGATGAAATCCGGGAATTTAAAAAAGTAGTAGAGGATTTTACCGGAAATAAAATAACAGCGGAAAAGCTTGCTGACAGTATTCATATGATCAATCAGAAGAGGAAAGCCCTGGAAAGACTGTACGCTTTTCGCAGAAATGACAGGCTTCCCATCAGTGGAAAAGATGTACTTCTGATCTCACAGATCGCATTCTATGATGATCCCACAAGATTTACAGAAATGACAAATAAACTGTGCGACGAACTGGAAAACAGAGTAGCAGAGGGTGTGAGCGTATTTCCGGAAGGAACAAAGAGAATTATGCTGACAGGAACACCTCTGGCTATTCCAAACTGGAAGATCCATAATCTGGTAGAAACAAGCGGAGGAGCAGTTGTCTGTGAAGAAATGTGCACCGGCACAAGATATTTTGAACGCCTTGTAGATGAGACAAAGACGACGGTAGATGAACAGATCGACGCTATTGCAGAAAGATATATGGGAATCAACTGTGCATGCTTTACACCAAACAGCGCAAGAATTGATGATATTGTCCGCCTGGCAAAAGAATATAAAGTGGATGGAGTTATTGATGTAAATCTGAAATTCTGCAGCCTTTATGACGTAGAGGGATATACGGTGGAAAAAGCGCTGAAGGAAGCAGGAATTCCGGTACTTGGAATTGAAACAGACTATGTAGACAGTGATGCACAGCAGCTTCGTACAAGAATCAGTGCATTTATAGAAATGCTGGGGGCATAG
- a CDS encoding 50S ribosomal protein L25, whose translation MNTLKAEKRNMQTKAKKLRREGFVTGNVFGREMKESMPIQILKTDAERLIKGHGKGSQIMLEVDGQTMDVLIKEIDLSPLKTDIYEIDFQALVSGEKVHSVAEVILLNHEKVNTGLVQQMLYEISYKAVPAALVEKVEIDVGDMKLGDSLQVKDLDIAKKKDIDLITNPETTVVAVTEIHNSASEDEEAEETE comes from the coding sequence ATGAATACTTTAAAAGCTGAAAAAAGAAACATGCAGACAAAAGCGAAAAAACTTAGAAGGGAAGGCTTTGTTACCGGAAATGTATTTGGCAGAGAAATGAAAGAGTCCATGCCGATACAGATATTAAAGACAGATGCAGAGCGCCTGATCAAAGGCCATGGAAAAGGCAGCCAGATCATGTTGGAAGTTGACGGCCAGACCATGGATGTCCTGATCAAAGAGATTGACCTTAGCCCGTTGAAAACAGATATATACGAGATTGATTTCCAGGCTTTGGTGAGCGGTGAAAAAGTTCACTCTGTAGCTGAGGTGATTCTGCTGAATCACGAAAAGGTAAATACAGGACTCGTACAGCAGATGTTGTATGAGATTTCCTATAAAGCAGTCCCGGCGGCACTGGTTGAGAAGGTAGAGATCGATGTGGGAGATATGAAACTTGGTGATTCGCTTCAGGTGAAAGATCTGGATATTGCTAAGAAGAAAGACATTGATCTTATTACAAATCCGGAGACAACGGTAGTAGCTGTCACAGAAATACACAACAGTGCTTCAGAGGACGAAGAGGCTGAAGAAACAGAATAA
- a CDS encoding DUF2088 domain-containing protein yields the protein MKFPKMYQIYNHDYSRENINNIETEFEREYEKASIDPDRIKGKKVGIAVGSRGIDKIVPIVSQTVEKIKEAGGRPYIFGAMGSHGNGTAKGQREVLASLGITEEKVAAPILCSGDTEEWGKTKKHGFTVYGNVLCREFDAVVLINRVKMHTDFEDVTESGVLKMMAIGIGNPRGCQNVHSLALKYGYGTVIRETAEFMSARLNVLFGVMITENAVHELSGIYLRKPEDFLETEKKLLEKVKKERMKLPADQIDVLIVDEMGKNISGSGMDTKVIGRVFVTGQSEPKIPQVTRIVVLHLTEESHGNAIGIGLADFSTKEVLDQIDFAATAKNAVASMAPAQGKIPCIEANDQEATEAAIATAALDELEKAKIIRIKNTNNIEKLWVSEALYEELKNNPDIELLQEGQELQFDDNGHLEEFL from the coding sequence ATGAAATTTCCAAAGATGTACCAAATTTACAATCACGACTACAGCAGGGAAAACATCAACAATATAGAAACAGAATTTGAAAGGGAATATGAAAAAGCTTCCATTGATCCTGACAGGATTAAGGGGAAAAAAGTAGGAATTGCAGTAGGAAGCCGGGGCATTGATAAGATTGTCCCTATTGTTTCGCAGACTGTAGAAAAAATAAAAGAGGCAGGCGGAAGGCCGTATATTTTCGGAGCAATGGGGTCTCATGGGAACGGAACGGCAAAAGGACAGAGGGAGGTGCTGGCATCCCTTGGTATCACAGAAGAAAAGGTGGCAGCCCCCATCCTGTGCAGTGGAGATACGGAAGAATGGGGAAAAACAAAAAAGCATGGATTTACGGTTTACGGTAATGTATTGTGCCGGGAATTTGACGCGGTAGTTCTTATAAACAGGGTGAAGATGCACACAGATTTTGAGGATGTAACAGAGAGTGGCGTACTGAAAATGATGGCTATTGGAATCGGAAATCCAAGAGGCTGCCAGAATGTCCATTCCCTTGCATTAAAATATGGCTATGGGACGGTAATCAGGGAAACAGCAGAGTTTATGAGCGCCAGGCTGAATGTCCTTTTTGGAGTAATGATAACAGAAAATGCAGTTCATGAATTGAGTGGCATCTATTTGCGGAAACCGGAAGATTTTTTGGAGACAGAGAAGAAGCTGCTTGAGAAAGTGAAAAAAGAAAGAATGAAGCTTCCGGCAGATCAGATCGATGTTCTGATCGTAGATGAGATGGGGAAAAATATTTCAGGGTCAGGCATGGATACAAAAGTGATCGGAAGAGTTTTTGTGACTGGACAGTCAGAACCGAAAATCCCGCAGGTCACCAGGATCGTTGTTCTTCACCTTACAGAGGAGTCTCATGGGAACGCCATTGGGATCGGTCTGGCAGATTTTTCCACAAAGGAGGTCCTGGATCAGATTGATTTTGCTGCCACAGCCAAAAATGCAGTGGCTTCCATGGCTCCTGCCCAGGGGAAAATTCCATGTATAGAAGCAAATGACCAAGAGGCTACTGAGGCAGCCATTGCCACTGCTGCTTTGGACGAACTGGAAAAAGCAAAGATCATTCGGATCAAAAATACCAATAATATAGAAAAACTCTGGGTATCAGAAGCTCTGTATGAGGAGCTGAAAAACAATCCTGATATTGAACTGCTTCAAGAAGGGCAGGAACTTCAGTTTGATGACAACGGTCATCTGGAAGAATTTTTGTAA
- a CDS encoding substrate-binding domain-containing protein: MKCKYFAAVLISAFAVVSFSGCSFPRSFDETESGTAAGEGTAAAKEKAQENMQEEENEKVKIGVSFDSMEQERREIERTVLEDTVQKLGALVEIQSAEGDVETQKEQIREFTDESVNVIIVAAVDSSALETEIRNARNQGILVVSYERLVQGEQTDLFVAADSRMAGEQIADEIKNQLPEGGSILLVCGPENDRSSQNTADTLEEELEGNSWEIAYRGCAASWSGEDEKHAVEEAFQNAGKQADAIVCATDRMAGMAAEILESEQRTGEMAVIGQNADSDACRRIREGTQTMTIYIPAEELAEKAAEYAVQMAEGGNFSETITEEYELVGEEEEFMVPCYRAETLAVTEENVSKLGRNTF, encoded by the coding sequence ATGAAGTGTAAATATTTTGCGGCAGTTTTGATCTCTGCTTTTGCGGTCGTCAGTTTTAGCGGCTGTTCTTTCCCAAGGTCGTTTGATGAGACAGAAAGCGGTACGGCAGCAGGGGAAGGAACAGCGGCAGCAAAGGAAAAAGCACAGGAAAATATGCAGGAAGAAGAAAACGAAAAAGTAAAAATTGGTGTATCTTTTGATTCCATGGAGCAGGAACGCCGCGAAATAGAGCGGACAGTTTTGGAAGATACGGTTCAGAAGCTGGGAGCCCTGGTGGAGATCCAGAGCGCCGAAGGGGACGTAGAAACGCAAAAAGAGCAGATCAGGGAGTTTACAGATGAAAGCGTCAATGTAATTATTGTCGCTGCTGTGGACAGCAGCGCCCTGGAAACAGAAATCCGTAATGCGAGAAACCAGGGAATCCTGGTAGTTTCTTACGAACGCCTGGTTCAGGGAGAACAGACAGATCTCTTTGTGGCAGCAGACAGCCGGATGGCAGGGGAACAGATTGCCGATGAAATCAAAAATCAGCTTCCGGAAGGGGGAAGCATTCTGCTTGTATGCGGGCCGGAGAACGACCGGAGCAGCCAGAATACAGCAGATACTCTGGAAGAGGAATTGGAGGGAAACTCCTGGGAGATTGCTTACAGAGGATGCGCCGCTTCCTGGAGCGGGGAAGATGAAAAGCATGCTGTAGAAGAGGCTTTTCAAAATGCAGGAAAACAGGCAGATGCAATTGTATGTGCAACAGACCGTATGGCCGGCATGGCGGCTGAAATCCTGGAAAGCGAGCAAAGAACAGGCGAGATGGCAGTCATCGGACAGAATGCAGATTCTGACGCCTGCAGACGGATCCGGGAGGGCACACAGACAATGACCATCTATATACCGGCGGAAGAGCTGGCCGAAAAGGCAGCTGAATACGCAGTTCAGATGGCGGAAGGCGGTAACTTTTCCGAAACGATTACAGAAGAATACGAACTGGTCGGAGAGGAAGAAGAATTTATGGTGCCATGTTACAGAGCAGAAACATTGGCTGTTACGGAAGAGAATGTAAGCAAATTGGGACGTAACACTTTTTAA
- a CDS encoding pyridoxal phosphate-dependent aminotransferase: MIADKMKGMVANSSAIRAMFEEGNRLASLYGAENVYDFSLGNPNVPAPEAVKKAIVELVEGEDPIALHGYTNSNSGYPEVRQAVADSLNERFGTSFGERNIIMTVGAAGGLNVIFKTLLNPGDEVIAFAPYFGEYRSYTNNYDGVLVEISPDTETFQPRLQEFEQKITPKTKAVIVNTPNNPTGVVYSEATIQKMAAIMEAKQKEYGTDIYLISDEPYRELVYDGAEVPYLTKYYDNTIVGYSYSKSLSLPGERIGYLVIPDEVTDSEEVQSAANVATRILGFVNAPTLQQKVVAKCLNEKTDISFYNRNREALYEGLKECGFTCIKPEGAFYLFVKSPIEDEKEFCAAAKKYNILMVPGSSFACPGYVRLAYCVAHETIVNSLPKFKELAKEYF; encoded by the coding sequence ATGATCGCAGATAAAATGAAAGGTATGGTGGCAAACAGTTCCGCTATCCGGGCAATGTTTGAAGAGGGCAATCGCCTGGCTTCCCTTTACGGAGCGGAAAATGTATATGATTTCAGTCTGGGCAATCCCAATGTTCCGGCACCGGAAGCTGTAAAAAAAGCCATCGTGGAGCTGGTGGAAGGTGAAGATCCCATTGCACTTCATGGATATACCAACAGTAACAGTGGTTATCCGGAGGTACGGCAGGCAGTGGCGGATTCTTTGAATGAAAGATTTGGGACATCCTTTGGCGAGAGAAATATTATTATGACAGTGGGGGCAGCCGGCGGTTTGAACGTTATTTTTAAAACGCTGCTCAATCCGGGAGATGAAGTCATTGCATTTGCTCCTTATTTTGGAGAATATCGTTCCTACACAAACAACTATGACGGCGTGCTGGTGGAAATTTCTCCTGATACAGAGACATTCCAGCCAAGACTTCAGGAGTTTGAACAGAAAATCACTCCAAAAACGAAAGCGGTCATTGTCAATACTCCGAACAATCCTACCGGAGTGGTCTATTCAGAAGCTACCATTCAGAAAATGGCGGCTATTATGGAGGCAAAGCAGAAAGAATATGGAACAGATATTTATCTGATCTCGGACGAGCCTTACAGAGAGCTTGTCTATGACGGAGCAGAAGTACCTTATCTGACAAAGTATTATGACAACACCATTGTGGGATATTCCTACAGTAAATCCCTTTCCCTTCCCGGAGAGCGGATCGGATATCTGGTTATTCCCGATGAAGTGACAGACAGTGAAGAAGTGCAGTCTGCAGCCAATGTAGCTACGCGTATTCTTGGATTTGTCAATGCGCCGACGCTGCAGCAGAAGGTTGTGGCAAAATGCCTTAATGAAAAGACGGATATTTCTTTTTATAACAGAAACAGGGAAGCACTCTACGAAGGTCTGAAAGAATGCGGTTTTACCTGTATTAAACCGGAAGGGGCTTTCTATCTGTTTGTGAAATCACCCATAGAGGATGAAAAAGAATTTTGTGCGGCGGCTAAGAAATATAATATTCTCATGGTTCCGGGCAGCTCTTTTGCCTGCCCCGGCTATGTGAGACTGGCATACTGTGTAGCTCATGAGACGATTGTAAATTCTCTTCCGAAGTTTAAAGAGCTTGCAAAAGAGTATTTTTAA
- the hisC gene encoding histidinol-phosphate transaminase, which translates to MSRLEENIRKVTPYVPGEQPQNKVIKLNTNENPYPPSPEVDRVLGEVDSGDFRLYPDPSCSILVKALADCYGVGEDQIFVGVGSDDVLAMCFLTFFNSGKPILFPDITYSFYKVWAQLYSIPYECPKLNEEFRIVKEDYYRENGGVIFPNPNAPTAVYEELDFIEDILEHNRDVVVIVDEAYIDFAGRSAIELIERYDNLVVTQTFSKARSMAGMRIGYAISNPKLIRYLNDVKYSFNSYTLNKVALVCGEAAVKDQEYFENTVKKITDTREKTKKELADLGFSFTDSKANFIFASHPEYDAKEMFDAMKEQGIYVRHWDSERISQYLRITIGTEEEMQKLFEFLKKYMQK; encoded by the coding sequence ATGAGCAGATTAGAAGAAAACATCCGAAAAGTCACACCTTACGTACCGGGAGAACAGCCCCAAAATAAGGTGATCAAACTGAATACAAACGAAAACCCCTATCCGCCTTCTCCGGAAGTGGACAGGGTGCTTGGAGAAGTAGACTCCGGGGATTTCCGGCTTTATCCGGATCCTTCCTGCAGTATTCTTGTAAAAGCTCTTGCAGATTGTTACGGAGTAGGAGAAGACCAGATATTTGTAGGCGTAGGGTCAGATGATGTACTGGCAATGTGCTTTTTGACCTTTTTTAACTCGGGAAAGCCAATCCTTTTCCCGGATATTACCTATTCTTTTTATAAAGTATGGGCTCAGCTGTACAGCATTCCTTATGAGTGCCCGAAACTGAATGAAGAGTTCCGGATCGTAAAGGAAGATTATTACAGGGAGAACGGCGGCGTTATTTTCCCGAATCCAAATGCACCGACGGCTGTTTATGAGGAGTTGGATTTTATAGAAGATATTCTGGAACATAACCGGGATGTTGTTGTGATCGTGGATGAGGCCTATATTGATTTTGCCGGCAGATCCGCTATAGAACTGATAGAGCGCTATGATAATCTGGTAGTGACGCAGACTTTTTCCAAGGCCCGCTCCATGGCGGGAATGCGGATCGGCTATGCTATCAGCAATCCGAAACTGATCCGTTATTTGAACGATGTAAAATATTCTTTCAATTCCTATACGCTAAACAAGGTAGCTCTTGTATGTGGAGAGGCTGCGGTAAAAGATCAGGAATATTTTGAAAATACGGTAAAAAAGATTACAGATACAAGGGAAAAGACAAAAAAAGAACTTGCAGATCTTGGATTTTCCTTCACAGATTCAAAAGCAAATTTCATTTTTGCATCTCATCCTGAATATGATGCAAAAGAGATGTTTGATGCCATGAAGGAGCAGGGAATTTATGTACGGCACTGGGACAGTGAACGGATCAGCCAGTACCTGCGGATTACTATTGGTACAGAAGAAGAAATGCAGAAATTATTTGAATTTTTGAAAAAATATATGCAGAAATAA
- a CDS encoding aminotransferase class V-fold PLP-dependent enzyme gives MNKKSSIYFDNGSTSYPKAPGVAREVGRLLTEGAFNINRGNYEGAYEVADTVLETREQLADLFHAESSRQVIFTPGITHSLNYFIRGFLKSGDHVLVTGMEHNAVMRPLYAMEKRGVCYEAVYTDEEGNVSLEDMEHKIRPNTKAIIVLHASNVCGTIVPVEEIGKICRERQIYFVVDTAQSAGTIPVDMKKTGIDFLAFTGHKGLLGPQGIGGFLISSSLDDKMEPLIMGGTGSQSDSLKMPETLPDKYESGTLNLPGIIGLHAALSYIKEQGIEKIHQKKMDLTKYFLEQVKQFPQIRIAGKKGTEGRVAVVSLDFLKTDNAVAAFKLEQKYGIMTRVGLHCAPAAHYILGTYPQGTVRFAFSTFNTKEEIDQCIQAFKEL, from the coding sequence ATGAACAAAAAATCATCCATTTATTTTGATAATGGAAGCACTTCCTATCCAAAGGCTCCCGGAGTGGCCCGGGAAGTCGGCAGATTGCTGACAGAAGGGGCATTTAATATCAACAGAGGGAATTATGAGGGAGCATATGAAGTGGCAGATACGGTACTGGAAACGCGAGAACAGCTGGCTGATCTTTTCCATGCAGAAAGTTCCCGGCAGGTTATATTTACACCGGGAATTACCCATTCCCTGAATTATTTTATCCGCGGATTTTTAAAGTCCGGAGATCATGTCCTTGTGACGGGAATGGAGCATAATGCGGTGATGAGGCCACTGTACGCCATGGAAAAAAGGGGCGTCTGCTATGAGGCTGTCTATACGGATGAGGAGGGAAATGTGTCTCTGGAAGATATGGAGCATAAAATCCGCCCAAATACAAAAGCAATCATTGTCCTTCATGCCTCTAATGTGTGCGGCACGATTGTGCCTGTGGAGGAAATAGGAAAAATCTGCAGGGAACGGCAGATTTATTTTGTGGTGGATACAGCCCAAAGTGCAGGAACGATTCCGGTTGACATGAAGAAGACCGGAATTGATTTCCTTGCTTTTACCGGCCATAAAGGTCTTTTAGGCCCCCAGGGAATCGGAGGATTTTTGATTTCTTCTTCTCTGGATGACAAGATGGAACCACTGATCATGGGAGGTACAGGCAGCCAGTCAGACAGCCTTAAGATGCCGGAAACCCTGCCGGACAAATATGAAAGCGGAACCCTTAATCTTCCCGGAATTATCGGGCTTCATGCAGCTTTATCTTATATTAAGGAGCAGGGAATAGAGAAGATTCATCAAAAAAAGATGGATCTGACGAAATATTTCCTGGAACAGGTGAAGCAGTTTCCGCAGATACGTATTGCGGGAAAGAAGGGGACCGAAGGGAGAGTTGCGGTGGTTTCACTGGATTTTCTAAAGACAGATAACGCGGTGGCAGCCTTTAAGCTGGAACAAAAATATGGCATTATGACCAGGGTGGGCCTGCATTGCGCACCGGCAGCACACTATATACTCGGAACCTATCCTCAGGGAACGGTTCGTTTTGCTTTCAGTACTTTTAATACAAAAGAGGAGATCGATCAGTGTATTCAGGCATTTAAGGAATTGTAA
- a CDS encoding DNA/RNA non-specific endonuclease: MKACRQERGWRGVLTGHLDNQEKIKENQSSLPERSKKKFLSLILAVLCFCLTACQAQSGGAEQENVPVSSVSSEEISLEEVPEYTGEPYVEVDEGEPDFSEEELTTDSYETYSELDELGRCQSAEACVGTDLMPEEEREGIGEIKPSGWHTVKYDTVEGKYLYNRCHLIGYQLTAENANEKNLITGTRYMNTEGMLPFENEIADYVKETENHVMYRVTPVFEGDNLVASGVWMEAESVEDEGRGVSFNVYVYNIQPGIEIDYSRGDSREASDADVLEKGETSDAEDKKGETYIINENTDKFHKPDCSSVSDMKARNKKEFSGNREELLEQGYSPCGRCQP, encoded by the coding sequence ATGAAAGCGTGCAGACAGGAAAGGGGCTGGAGAGGCGTCTTGACCGGACATTTGGATAATCAGGAAAAAATAAAAGAAAATCAGAGCAGCCTGCCGGAACGTTCGAAGAAAAAGTTCCTTAGCCTGATCCTGGCAGTCCTATGCTTTTGCTTGACTGCCTGTCAGGCACAGAGTGGAGGAGCAGAACAGGAAAACGTTCCGGTGTCTTCGGTATCATCAGAGGAAATCTCTTTGGAAGAAGTGCCGGAATATACAGGAGAACCTTATGTGGAGGTGGATGAAGGAGAACCGGATTTTTCAGAAGAAGAGCTGACAACAGATTCTTATGAAACGTACAGCGAACTGGATGAGCTGGGACGGTGCCAGAGTGCCGAAGCCTGTGTGGGTACAGATCTTATGCCGGAAGAGGAGAGGGAAGGGATCGGAGAGATAAAACCGTCGGGATGGCACACTGTAAAATATGACACTGTAGAGGGAAAATATCTCTATAACCGTTGTCATCTTATCGGCTATCAGCTTACTGCAGAAAATGCCAATGAAAAAAATCTGATCACAGGAACAAGATACATGAATACAGAAGGGATGCTTCCTTTTGAAAACGAGATTGCGGATTATGTGAAGGAGACCGAGAATCATGTTATGTACCGGGTCACGCCGGTGTTTGAGGGAGATAATCTGGTAGCATCCGGTGTATGGATGGAGGCAGAATCTGTTGAGGATGAAGGAAGAGGCGTTTCTTTTAACGTATATGTTTATAATATACAGCCGGGAATAGAAATTGACTACAGCCGTGGGGACAGTCGGGAAGCCAGTGATGCAGATGTCCTGGAAAAAGGAGAGACAAGTGATGCAGAGGACAAGAAGGGAGAGACTTATATTATCAATGAAAACACAGATAAGTTTCATAAACCGGACTGCTCCAGCGTATCTGATATGAAAGCCCGAAATAAAAAAGAATTTTCAGGGAACAGGGAAGAACTTCTGGAACAAGGTTATTCTCCCTGCGGAAGGTGTCAGCCATAA
- a CDS encoding zinc dependent phospholipase C family protein, protein MPAFYAHDRFGKEVSARLNGELKEIVKRYYRQFRIGLQGPDLFFFYRPYLPNKVSEYGNHLHAISAYPFFEHAVKVVRKRGRKTREYAYLLGFLCHYILDSECHPYVETYIGKSGVQHLEIEEEFEKMLLRLDGRDPFSYPMAKLVPVDIATAEAIRPFYENMTSKVILRSLKDLRTVKKLFTTRGPGKQALINTAMKMTGKYPYLKGLMNQRIDNPKCRESNQELKRRFDGAVGLAVKMAESLDESVQTGKGLERRLDRTFG, encoded by the coding sequence ATGCCTGCATTTTACGCACATGACCGTTTTGGCAAAGAGGTGTCAGCCCGGCTGAACGGTGAGCTGAAGGAAATTGTAAAAAGATATTACAGACAATTCAGAATCGGTCTCCAGGGACCAGATCTCTTTTTCTTTTACCGTCCGTACCTTCCTAATAAGGTTTCAGAATACGGTAATCATCTTCATGCCATTTCAGCATATCCGTTTTTTGAACACGCAGTAAAGGTTGTGCGAAAAAGAGGAAGAAAGACAAGAGAGTACGCATATCTTCTTGGATTTCTCTGCCATTATATTCTGGACAGTGAATGTCATCCTTACGTGGAAACTTACATTGGAAAGAGCGGAGTTCAGCATCTGGAGATTGAAGAAGAGTTTGAAAAAATGTTGCTGCGTCTGGATGGAAGAGATCCCTTTTCCTATCCCATGGCTAAGCTTGTGCCGGTAGATATCGCAACAGCAGAGGCTATTCGGCCTTTTTATGAAAATATGACAAGTAAAGTAATTCTCCGCTCCCTGAAGGATTTGAGAACGGTAAAAAAACTTTTTACGACCCGCGGTCCTGGGAAACAGGCTCTGATCAATACAGCTATGAAGATGACAGGGAAATATCCCTATTTAAAAGGGTTGATGAATCAGCGCATTGATAATCCCAAATGCCGGGAGAGCAATCAGGAACTGAAGAGGAGATTTGATGGAGCTGTCGGCCTTGCCGTAAAAATGGCGGAGAGCCTGGATGAAAGCGTGCAGACAGGAAAGGGGCTGGAGAGGCGTCTTGACCGGACATTTGGATAA